The genomic stretch AGGTTGAGTTTTTTAAACCCTGGCAGGGTGCTTTTCAGGCTTGGCTGCCGTTATTATTTATACCAGAGATGGAACTCTCTTCTGGTTTAAAAGAGGCGCATTCTAATTATGCTGCTATCCAAATAGATTATGCTTTGAATTCCAAAGTGCCGTTACTCCGTTCTGCCGCAGCAGATCCTTGCAGTGAAGACGGGGAGTATCACTATGAGCCGGCTCTGGGCGTATTCGGTGCAAGCGAAGATTGGGTTAGATCCGATATAGCTGCTCCTTACGCTGCGGCTCTGCTTTACCCCGTAGATAAAAAGGCAAGCCTGGATTTATTTAAAAAAACCCTGGAAAAATTTCCTCAGATTTTAGGTTCTCTGGGTTTCTACGATTCAATATCCGAAGAAGGCAAAGTTGCAAAGGTCTACCTGGCTTTTGACCAACTGCAGCTGCTGCTCTCTCTTCTCTCTGAAGTAAATCAAAGCTATTTTTTATCATATTTGGAAGATATTTCAAAAAGCGACCTATTAAAGCAGCTCTACTCTAATATTAATTTTTAGTACTATATTCCAAGAGCCATCTTTGCCCCCAAGATCAAGAGCAGCAAACCAAAGGCTCTGCTTAAGATCTCCTGAGGCATAGAGACTGCTATCTTAGCACCGATTAGTCCCCCGATAAAAAAGCCAACACATATTAGAGCTGCAACTTTAAGATCTACATGCCCGGATTTGAAATATATCCAGGCTGCAAGTAAACCAATAGGCGGAACCATAAGAACTAGGGTTGTACCTTGGGCCAGATGTTGGTTAAATTTTAAAAAGTATATTAAGGCAGGGATTATAAATACCGCTCCTCCTATACCTAGAACCCCGCTTAATATTCCGCCTCCTAAGCCTATCAGGCTGCAGATTAAGAGAAGACTCATAAACACCTCCTTATTAGATGGTGAGATAAGATTGAAATTTAGTTTAGTTTATTATATGCTATATCTATGCTGCTTAAAAGTTTAGAAATTTATGGATTTAAGTCTTTTGCAGAGAAAACTACTCTTGAGTTTGAACCGGGCGTTACTGCAATTGTAGGCCCGAATGGCTGCGGTAAATCTAATATAGTCGACGCTATGAAATGGGTCTTAGGTGAACAGAGTGCAAGGGAGCTTCGGGGCGGTTCTATGGAGGATGTAATATTTAACGGAACTGAGCTTGCCGATAAGGTCAACTTTGCGGAAGTCTCCTTAAAGATATCAAACGAGAGTGGTAAACTCCCCATAGATTTTAGCGAGGTTACTATATCCAGAAGGCTTTTTAGGACAGGTGAGAGTGATTATCTGATTAATATGGCTCCTGTTAGATTGAAAGATGTTCAGGATCTTATTGCAGGTTCCGGGATAGGTACAAAGGCCTACTCTCTCATGGAGCAGGGCAAGATGGATCTTATAGTAAGCTCAAAGCCTGATGAGAGAAGGTATGTGTTTGAAGAGGCAAGCGGGATAACACGTTTTAAGAATAAAAAGAGGGAGGCAGAGCGTAAATTAGAATATACAGAGAATAATCTTTTGCGCGTCTCTGATATTATTTCAGAAGTTAGGCGTCAGATATCTTCTTTAGAGAGGCAGGCGCGCAAGGCAGAGAAGTATAAAGTTGTCTATGAAGATATAAAAAGCAAGGAGCTGCTCTTAGCTGCGGCTAAGATAGGCGCTTATAAAGATTCAATCTCTTCTTTCTCGTCCAAGAGGAACATCTTTAATGAAGATTCCAGTAAGATGCAGAGACTCTTGGAATCTAAAGAATCTTTGGCAAAAGCCTTAAGGGATAATATATCTAAAGCCTCTGAGAATATAGCTCAGGAAGAGAATAAATCTAGGGACTCTTCTTCTAAGCAGCAGAGAAATAGAGAGAGGGTTGAATGGAATAACCAGGTTATAGAAGAGAGCAGAGAGAGGACAGAAATATTGAGACAGGAACTCGAAGATATTACAGCTAGGATCAATACCTCTCAAAACAAGATGATAGAGCTAGAGGGAGAGAAGGGTTCCTTTAGCCAAGAGAGAGAGGTGTTAAATCAGGGTATAGGCGATAAGAAAAGAGAGATTGAAAATATAGCTATAGAAGAGAGTGAGATTAAAGAAGAGATAGAGGGAGTGAAGTCTAAGATATTGGAATGTAACTATGAGTTTACACAAAAGAATAATCTGCTCCTGGAGCTTGAAAGTGAACTTAAATCCCTCAGGATGCGCATTGAAAGATTAAAGGAGAACCGCGGCGATATAGCCCTTGCCTTAGAGGAACAGAGTTCTAAACTCAAGAGATTAGAGCTGGAACTTAAAGAGAAGGAGCAAGAGCTTGGTATATTAAGGAACGAATTGGATAGCATTTTTAACGATAAGGCCCTTATTGAAAAAAAGAGGGAATCTTTAACGGCTGACAGAGTTGATTTAGAGAAAAAGTCTGCCAATTACGAAGCCAGGCTTAATAGTTGGCTTGAAATCCATTCTAAAGGTTTGGGTTATTCCGAAGGGACTAAAGTTGTGGCAAATAAATTTCCTGATCTGGTCTTAGGCAGAATATCTGATATTATAAAAGTAGCTCCGGAATATGTAGATAGAATAGAACTTGCTTTTGGTGGAAAGTTAAAATCTATAGTTGTAAATACGAGAGAGTCTGCTGTCAATATATTAAAGTATTGTAAAAACGAAGGTCTCTCCGACATAGAAGTCGTAATTCTTTCAGAGTTAGAGTTTAAAGATTCTGAATATATCGAAGGAACCTTTCCTATATCCTATTTTATAGAACTTGATGCCGATAGGAAGGCTATCCTTTCATTGGTCGCTGATTTGTTCTACGTCGAAGATTCTGAACGGGCTCGGGAGTTAAGTTTAAAATTTCCGGTTTATAGATTCTTAACTCAAGACCACCTGGTTTTTCAGGGCCCAACCCTGGGCATAGGTTTTGATCCTACCAAAGATTTAGGCTTGTTAGATAGAGAGGGTAAGATAAATAGACTTAAAGAAGAGATTAAGATGTTCAAGAATAGTATAGAGGAAGTATCGGTTCGCATAATAGAATCAGAGAAGAGCTGCTCTTTGATAACTGACAGGCTCTCTGATTGCGAAGCCAGAAAATCCGAGTTAAATTATCATCTCATCGGTCTAAAGAAGACCTTAGAATCAGAACAGGCTAATAGAGAGAGGTTATCTCAGGAACAGGAAGTATTGGATTTGGATATAGAGGATATAGGGGCTCAACTTAACAGTGATGCATCGCGCAGGGATAGGTTGAAAGCAGAGCTTGGTCAGGCCGGAGATAGGGTCAAAGAGGGTGAAGAGAGGTTATTATCTTTGCAGGATAGTCAGGCCAGATCTCTTGACAGGAAACATGAGCTGTCTATAGAGCTGGCCCAGCTTGAGACTAAAGAGGCATCCTATGCGGAGAGAAGAGAGAAGTACGATGATATATATAAAGCTGTTGAGATAGAGCTGCAGAATTTAAACGTAGATAAACAGAAAAGAGAGAATGAGCAGACAGAGATTGGTGTTAAGATAGGTCAGTTAGAAGACGAGATATTTCGCCTGGAAGGTGAGAACGAAGGTTTAGAAGTCAAGTTAAGAGAAGGTGCTGAAAGATTGACTCAAGACAAAAGCGAATATGAAGATTTAAAGTCTCAGTTTGAGAAAGAAGAGGACGAGCTTATAAAATTAAGAAATGAATCTGCT from Candidatus Kaelpia imicola encodes the following:
- a CDS encoding sulfite exporter TauE/SafE family protein, which translates into the protein MSLLLICSLIGLGGGILSGVLGIGGAVFIIPALIYFLKFNQHLAQGTTLVLMVPPIGLLAAWIYFKSGHVDLKVAALICVGFFIGGLIGAKIAVSMPQEILSRAFGLLLLILGAKMALGI
- the smc gene encoding chromosome segregation protein SMC; amino-acid sequence: MLLKSLEIYGFKSFAEKTTLEFEPGVTAIVGPNGCGKSNIVDAMKWVLGEQSARELRGGSMEDVIFNGTELADKVNFAEVSLKISNESGKLPIDFSEVTISRRLFRTGESDYLINMAPVRLKDVQDLIAGSGIGTKAYSLMEQGKMDLIVSSKPDERRYVFEEASGITRFKNKKREAERKLEYTENNLLRVSDIISEVRRQISSLERQARKAEKYKVVYEDIKSKELLLAAAKIGAYKDSISSFSSKRNIFNEDSSKMQRLLESKESLAKALRDNISKASENIAQEENKSRDSSSKQQRNRERVEWNNQVIEESRERTEILRQELEDITARINTSQNKMIELEGEKGSFSQEREVLNQGIGDKKREIENIAIEESEIKEEIEGVKSKILECNYEFTQKNNLLLELESELKSLRMRIERLKENRGDIALALEEQSSKLKRLELELKEKEQELGILRNELDSIFNDKALIEKKRESLTADRVDLEKKSANYEARLNSWLEIHSKGLGYSEGTKVVANKFPDLVLGRISDIIKVAPEYVDRIELAFGGKLKSIVVNTRESAVNILKYCKNEGLSDIEVVILSELEFKDSEYIEGTFPISYFIELDADRKAILSLVADLFYVEDSERARELSLKFPVYRFLTQDHLVFQGPTLGIGFDPTKDLGLLDREGKINRLKEEIKMFKNSIEEVSVRIIESEKSCSLITDRLSDCEARKSELNYHLIGLKKTLESEQANRERLSQEQEVLDLDIEDIGAQLNSDASRRDRLKAELGQAGDRVKEGEERLLSLQDSQARSLDRKHELSIELAQLETKEASYAERREKYDDIYKAVEIELQNLNVDKQKRENEQTEIGVKIGQLEDEIFRLEGENEGLEVKLREGAERLTQDKSEYEDLKSQFEKEEDELIKLRNESAAYKDEAHDLDLNMNEEEYRIKSIRERLDQVYGITDIPDGVKGEISTEVVEEELKELQEKLERIGEVNLVAIEEHKSLKERSIFLENQERDLLEAKESLQAAIRKINKTTRDMFSGTFQRVRASFKEIFPRLFGGGDADLVLEEGVDCLESGVEILARPPGKKLQGVSLLSGGEKALTALALLFAIFQSKPSPFCILDEVDAPLDESNIDRYREILEEFSRLSQFLVITHNKRTISTADIIYGITMENTGISKIVSVKFHRTEEPAVGH